The following DNA comes from Anaerolineae bacterium.
TTGGGGCCGACGCGGGCGTCGGTGACCAAGGGCACTCTGAGGCGATAGGCCCCTTCCATGGCCTCCCGCACGGCACGCACCGTCTCGTTCAGCGCGTGGCGGCGCACTTCCAGCACGACTTCATCGTGAACCTGGATCAGCATTCTGGCAGGCAAACGGCGCTCCTGGAGCAAAGCGTGCACCTGCAACATGGCCACCTTCATGATGTCCGCCGCACTGCCCTGGATGGGGGCGTTGATGGCTTCGCGCTCCTCCCGTTGGCGCACCTGGCGGTTGGTGTGGGGGTTCTGCAGCGCTGGGAAGTAGCGCCGGCGGCCCAACAGAGTTTCCACATAGCCTAATTCGGTGGCCTTGCGCCGCGTTTCCTCGATGTATCGCTTGACCCCCGGGAACTGACGGAAGTAGGCCTCCACAAAGTCCTCGGCCTCGGCCAGGGTGAGGTCGGTGGAGCGGGTCAGGCCGTAGGGGCTCATGCCGTAAATCAGGCCGAAGTTCACCGCCTTGGCGTGACGGCGCATCTCTTTGGTCACTGCCTCCAGGGGCACGCCGTAGATGGCGGCGGCGGTGGCCGCGTGGATATCCAGCCCGGCCTGAAACGCGGCGATCATGTTCTCATCGTTGGCGATGTGGGCTACAATGCGCAGTTCGACCTGGGAGTAGTCCACCGAAAGCAGCAGATGGTCCGGCGGGGCGATGAAGGCCTTGCGCACCTCGCGGCCGATGGGCGTGCGAATGGGGATGTTCTGCAAGTTGGGGTCCGAGGAAGCAATACGCCCGGTGACCGTGCCCGTCTGGTTGAAGGAGGTGTGCACTCGCCCGGTTTCGGGGTGAATTTGCTGGGGCAGGGCGTCCACATAGGTGGACTTGAGTTTGGCCAGTTCGCGGTGCTCCAGAATCCAGGCCGCGGCGGGGTGGGCGTCGCGCAGGGCCTCCAGTACGCTGGCCGAGGTGGAATAGTAGCCGCTCTTGGTCTTGCGGGTGCGGTCAGGGGGCTTGAGGCCCAGGTCTTCAAAGAGGGCTTTGGAAAGTTGCTGCGTCGAGTTGAGGTTAAAGCGCCGTCCTACCGCCTGGAAAATCCGCTCCTCCAGTGCGTGCATCCGTTGGGCCAGTTGGGCCGACATGTGCTGGAGGAAGGCGGTATCCAGCAGCACCCCGGCCATCTCCATCTCGGCCAGCACCCACACCAAGGGCATCTCCACCTCGTGGAAGAGGCGCAGGGCCGCCCGTTCCCGCAGGTCGGCTTCCAGCAAGGGGATGAGGCGCTGCACCATGACCACATCGGCGGCCGCGTAGGGGGCCACCTTGCTCACCGGCACCTCGGCCATGCTGATCTGCTTGCGGCCCTTGCCGATAAGGTCGGCGATTTCGGTCATCTCCACGCCTAGGCGCACCCAGGCCAGGTTCTTCAGCCCCAGGTTGCGCGAAGCCGGGTCGCGCAGCCACTCGGCGATCATGGTATCGAAGGCCAGCGGTGCCACCCGCAGGCCGTGGCGGGCCAGCACCACGATGTCGTACTTCAAATTGTGCCCCACCTTGGGCAGGTCGGGGTCCTCCAGCGCCGGGCGCAGGGCCTCGCGCACCTGCTCCCAGGGCAGTTGCGGCTCGCCGGTGCGATGGGCCACAGGGATGTAGTAGCCCTCCCGGTCGTCCAGGGCCAGCGACAGGCCCACCAACTCAGCCCGCATCTGATCCGTGGAGGTGGTCTCGGTGTCCACGGCCAGACGCTGCGCCTGCGACAAACGCCGCACCAGAGCTTGCAGGGCCTCCGGGGTCTGGACAATGTGGGTGGTGAACCCTAACCCGGAGACGGTGACCTCCTCTGGGGTTTCCTGGGGAGCGGTCACCTGCAACAGGGGGAGTTGCGTCGCCTGGGGCGCGACCCCCAGCCCCAACGTCCGGCGCAGTTCGGCAAAGCGCTTCATCAGGGAACGGAATTCCAGTGCCCGGAACAGGGTTTCCACCCGGGCGGGGTCAAACCGGTCAGGGCGGGCCTGTTCCAGGTCCAGCCGCACGGGCAAATCGGTGACGATGCGGGCCAGTTCCCGGCTGAGGTAGGCGTCCTCGCGGCCCGCCCCCAGTTTCTTGCGCAGGGAGGGGCTGAGTTCGTCCAGGTGGGCGTAGAGGTTGTCCAGGTCGCCATACTGTTGGAGGAGTTTGGCGGCGGTCTTCTCGCCGATGCCGCGCACACCGGGAATGTTGTCGGATTTGTCGCCGACCAGGGCCTTGAAGTCCACGAACTGTTCGGGCCGCACGCCGTATTTTCGGAACACCCGCTCGGGGGTGTAGTCCTGGGCGTCGGAAAGTTGGCGCCCAGGCAGGGAGACGATGACCCGCTCGCTGACCAGTTGGAGCAGGTCGCGGTCACCGGTGACGATTTTCACCCCCAGGCCGGTATCGTCCGCGGCCCAACGGGCCAGGCTGCCCAGCACATCGTCCGCCTCGTATCCTTCAACCTCCACGCGGGGGATGTTGAAAGCGTCCACCAGTTGGCGGATGCGTTCGATTTGCGGCACCAGGTCGTCGGGCATCTTGGCCCGCGTGGCCTTGTACTCGGGAAAGAGGTCGTCACGGAAGGTCCGACCCGTATCAAAGGAAATGGCCAAATAGTCGGGCCGCTCGTGTTCCAGCAGGCGCAGCAGAATGCTGGCAAAGCCGTACACGGCAGCGGTCGGCTCACCGGAGGAAGTCATCCACCGGCGGGCCATGTCCTCCGAGCCGCCGGTGAGCGCAAAGTAAGCGCGATAGGCCAGGGCATGGCCGTCGAGGAGATAGACGGTTGGCGGCATAGGCTACTTTTCCACTCCCTGCCGTTGGCGCACTTCCCAGAGGAACTCCAAAATGACGGTCTGAGGCAAAGGATGGGCTTGTCCGATGACCAGATACCCCGGCGCCCAAAAGTCGCCAGAGGGGTTGTCGTGGGCCAGGTAAGGGAAGGCGCTGAAGATGCGATGGGAGGTGTGCTCGCGAATCACCCGCACGGCATAGGCCGGGGAGGTGTTGGGCAGCACCTGGACCACCCAGTGCAAATAATTGGGCCGCACGGCCAGATGCACCAGACGCCAGCCAAAGGCCACCGCAATGCGCTGCACCCACCGGTTGAGGTTGCGGGCCAACTCACCGGTGATGTGGTGATGCGGCATGCGGGGCACCAGCACGCAGGCATAGTGCAGGTCGGCGCGGGTCATAGTGGCCGGAGGAGGCAACGCCGGCGCCAGGGAGGAAGGCTCAACCGCCGAAGTGCCCGAACCGGCCAGCTCTGTTGCGCCCACGGGGCGCGTGGGGGCCTCGGAAGGGCTCGGCCCAGGGGCTTCGTCGAGGCTCAGCCCAGGAGAGGCACCCTCGTCTGCGGGGGCTTCCTCCTCCACCCAAACGGCCACGGTGGGCGCTTCGGAAAGGTCCTCTTGCGGCTCCGCGCCTGCAGCGGGTGACGGGGGGCTCGCCTCCTGCCGGATGGAAGCCGCGGGCAAGGCCTCTCCATCCTCCCCGGCGGGAGGAGGCAGCCCTGGCTCCTCCTCCGTCGCCGACGCAGAAAGCGGACCAGGCTCCTGGGACGGCGAGGCCAGCACATCGCCCTTCTGGGCGGCTTGCACATCCGGAGCCTCCGCAGCCCTGGCCTCGGTCTCCTCGGCCTGCAGCAGGGCATCGAGGATGGCGCGATGTTCGGGCGACAGCGCCGCCTCTGGGGCCCAATCCTCAGGAATGGGCGGAGGCACATCTTTAAAGAGAGGCTTGAAGGCCTCGGGGGGCAGGGCATCCTCCCCCGACTCCGGTTCGTCGGGCGGCAGCCCCTGCCGGACCTCTTCCACATCGACCGGGGCCGAGGGCGCGGGGGAGGCTTCAGACTCCCCGGCCTCCGGGGATGCACCGGGGATCTCACTCAGCGCCTGAGCCAAACGGGCCGCCTGTTCACGGATACGGGTGAAGGGGGTTCGACTCTCAAACAGCAAGGCCAGAGCCACATCCGGCATCACCTGGGTGACATACACCATGAACTCTCCCTGGACGGCGCTCAAGGTCATGTAACGGGCAAAGTCGGCCTGCCCCCCGGCCTCCCAGTAGTAGGCCACCGTTTGGGCCAACTCGTTGGCGGCCAGACGGGGCAGTTGCCCGGCGTAGGCATACAGCCTCCCATCACGGGTCACCATCGCCGAGGCCACGGCCAGGGATTCCAGGGTCAAACGCGCCAGATGTTGCGCCGCCTGATCGGCATTGGCCAGCCATCCCGGTAGCGTCTCCGGCCTCTCGGGGGCCGCTTCCACCTCTTGGGCCAGGCGGTCCACCTGCTCAAGCAAATCCGGCAGATAAAAAGGCTTGTCCAGCAACGCGGCCGCGCCCAGGTCACGGGCCTCATCGGGAGCGAAACCCTCTGGCGGGATGAACACCACCCTGGCCCGAGGGGCCTGAGCCTGCAACGCCTGCAGGGTTTCCCCCGCCCTTGGGGGATCCACATCTCCATCCAACAGGATGATTTGCGGGTGGTGCTGCGCCAGGGCCTCAGGCACCGCCTGGGGCCGACGCACCACGACCACGCGGTAGCGTCCTGTCTCCTCCAAGGTCTGGCGAATCAACTCCCCAAAACCTTCGGCCGCCGCGATGACCAGGACTGTGGTTTTCATGGTAATTCAAGTGTATCACGGGGCGGAGTTCAGGACAAGCGGGGAGATGGTTTAGCGCCTGAGGGTCACGGGCTCTTCCCCTTGGGTTGAGGCGGGGCCGACGGCACCTCGGGCAGGACCTCGCGGCTCAGGGCCTCCACCGTCTCCACCGTGATGCGCGGTTGCCGCATCCACCCATCACGCAACACACCCAGGGACAGCAACCGCTCCAACAGCGCCTTGGCCGTCCTGCTGCTCACGCCCAGGCGCTGGCGCAACGCCCGCCGCCAGTAGGCGCGGTCGGCGTCGCGGGGCGCGCTTTGGGCGATCTCAACCACCGCAGCCAGCACCTCGGCGGCGCGGCGCACGCCCTCCCGCGTAGGCATCTTCTGCACCGTCCCCAGCACGCGCTCCGTTTGCAACGAAACACAGCGCACGCCGGTCGGCCCTTCCCACAGGTCCACCAGCCCACGGCCCTGCGCCTTGCGGAGCATCTCGGCCGCTTGAGAAGGGCCGTACAAAGCTTCCATCAATCGCACCGGGATGCCCGTGCTCAGCCGCTGCCGCAGATCGCTCAGGGCGGCGCAAAAACGGGCCACCTCGTCCTCCTCGACCGTCTCCTGCGCCTGGGTGGGGGGCGGTTCCGGCTCCGGCTCGCGCTGGGTCACGCGAAAATCGAGCAGGTCGAACTCGGCGCGAATGTTGGCGTCGGTGCTCGGCGCGTTGGGATCCGCCACCAGGAAGACCACCTGAAAGCCCATCTCGCGCAAAGTGCGTCCCAGCGCGGTAAAGGCTTCGTCCCCGCTGCCCAGGATGTAGACATCGGCAGGGCGGGTGGCCACATGCCGCCCCACCTCAAAGGCCAACCGCATGTCGGCAAAGTTGCGAATGACCCACTTCTTTCCCCCGCTGTGCTGCCGCACCCGCCGCACCTGGGGCCCCATGAAACTCTGGGCGTCGATCACGGTCGCGTAGCGGTTCAGCCCACCTTTTTGCGGGTTGTAGTGGGTGAAGTTGGCTACGGCGATGAAATCCTCCCGGGCCAGGGAGCCGTAGTTTTCCTCGATGTAGGCCACCAACTGCCCGAAGTCCATGAAAGGCGATTCCCCATACGGATGGCGGGGATCCCTGCGGCGGGCGCGGGCCTTCAGGGCGTTGTAGAGGTTCTCGAAATCCAGGAACAAAGCCACACGGGGCATGAGGCACTCCTTGGACGCGGCTCCTTCCCCTGGGTCCGGGAGAAGCGGGTCGGGGTATAATCCGTACACGGTATTATAACGGAAGGAGGGGACGCCATGAAACTCGCCATCCTCAGCGACACCCACGACCACATCTGGCGCGTGGACAGCATCCTGCCGCAACTGGCCGAGGTGGACGCCATCCTGCACTGCGGCGACCTGTGTTCGCCGTTCCTGTTGCGCAAACTGGCCGCTGGCGTGCAGGGGAAGCCCATCCATGTGGTATGGGGCAACAACGACGGCGACCGGCAATTGCTCACCGTGGCCGCGGCCGAGGCCGGGAATGTGTACCTGCACGGCGACTTCGCCGAC
Coding sequences within:
- the polA gene encoding DNA polymerase I; translated protein: MPPTVYLLDGHALAYRAYFALTGGSEDMARRWMTSSGEPTAAVYGFASILLRLLEHERPDYLAISFDTGRTFRDDLFPEYKATRAKMPDDLVPQIERIRQLVDAFNIPRVEVEGYEADDVLGSLARWAADDTGLGVKIVTGDRDLLQLVSERVIVSLPGRQLSDAQDYTPERVFRKYGVRPEQFVDFKALVGDKSDNIPGVRGIGEKTAAKLLQQYGDLDNLYAHLDELSPSLRKKLGAGREDAYLSRELARIVTDLPVRLDLEQARPDRFDPARVETLFRALEFRSLMKRFAELRRTLGLGVAPQATQLPLLQVTAPQETPEEVTVSGLGFTTHIVQTPEALQALVRRLSQAQRLAVDTETTSTDQMRAELVGLSLALDDREGYYIPVAHRTGEPQLPWEQVREALRPALEDPDLPKVGHNLKYDIVVLARHGLRVAPLAFDTMIAEWLRDPASRNLGLKNLAWVRLGVEMTEIADLIGKGRKQISMAEVPVSKVAPYAAADVVMVQRLIPLLEADLRERAALRLFHEVEMPLVWVLAEMEMAGVLLDTAFLQHMSAQLAQRMHALEERIFQAVGRRFNLNSTQQLSKALFEDLGLKPPDRTRKTKSGYYSTSASVLEALRDAHPAAAWILEHRELAKLKSTYVDALPQQIHPETGRVHTSFNQTGTVTGRIASSDPNLQNIPIRTPIGREVRKAFIAPPDHLLLSVDYSQVELRIVAHIANDENMIAAFQAGLDIHAATAAAIYGVPLEAVTKEMRRHAKAVNFGLIYGMSPYGLTRSTDLTLAEAEDFVEAYFRQFPGVKRYIEETRRKATELGYVETLLGRRRYFPALQNPHTNRQVRQREEREAINAPIQGSAADIMKVAMLQVHALLQERRLPARMLIQVHDEVVLEVRRHALNETVRAVREAMEGAYRLRVPLVTDARVGPNWGEMEPVG
- a CDS encoding NYN domain-containing protein, with translation MPRVALFLDFENLYNALKARARRRDPRHPYGESPFMDFGQLVAYIEENYGSLAREDFIAVANFTHYNPQKGGLNRYATVIDAQSFMGPQVRRVRQHSGGKKWVIRNFADMRLAFEVGRHVATRPADVYILGSGDEAFTALGRTLREMGFQVVFLVADPNAPSTDANIRAEFDLLDFRVTQREPEPEPPPTQAQETVEEDEVARFCAALSDLRQRLSTGIPVRLMEALYGPSQAAEMLRKAQGRGLVDLWEGPTGVRCVSLQTERVLGTVQKMPTREGVRRAAEVLAAVVEIAQSAPRDADRAYWRRALRQRLGVSSRTAKALLERLLSLGVLRDGWMRQPRITVETVEALSREVLPEVPSAPPQPKGKSP
- a CDS encoding metallophosphoesterase family protein; amino-acid sequence: MKLAILSDTHDHIWRVDSILPQLAEVDAILHCGDLCSPFLLRKLAAGVQGKPIHVVWGNNDGDRQLLTVAAAEAGNVYLHGDFADLTLGGVRIALTHYPQVARAVAQSGAYDLVCYGHDHRLHQETLGRTLLLNPGELFGGLTGRSTYALYHTESRKAVILDVP